The Bdellovibrio sp. ZAP7 DNA segment GAAAACTCCAAGCGCTCAAAAAACCGGTGTTAAAATCATCCTAACTAATAAAGTTCAGTTTGAAGCTGGCCAACAATATAATGTGACCTTGGATTTCGATGCGATGAAATCCATCGTTTTGCAGGGCAATGGTGGTTGCTTGTTAAAACCAGTGTTGAAATTGATTTCTGTAACCAAACAACAACTGCCTGAAGTCGTAGATCCACAACCGACAGTGACGCCGTCTCCTTCTGTGGAACCGTCACCAACAGTAACTCCGGAACCGCCAGTGGAAATCATCACAACTCCGGATGAAAATGATGGTTCCGGTGACGGCTGGGATTACACCCCCTTGGTTGATGGCCAAGAGCCGATCGTTGATGAAAGTCAGTTGCCATACTTGTAAGATTTCTCGGTATTAAAATATATCGGCGGAGCCAGTTCCGTGCTGGCTCCTCGCTTTTGAGGAAGCAATGAAGAACGCAGAAAAAAATGTCTTCCTAGGTGCCATCGATGAAATTCTGGAAGAACATTTCGAGCAGAAAAAGAATGAAGTGCCGGTTTTTGTAAGTCGTCATTTTAGCCTCGGCGAAGCATTGAAAATCCAACGACAATCTGTCTTGTTGGATTTGATTTTTTATCCCTTAAATGCTCTTTGGGCGATTCCTTTCTTAACTGCTAAAAAGGGGATCGAGATCGCGGATAAACTAGGGTGGTCCCAGGGGAATTCACTTATTAAAAAAGTTCCTGCTGGGTTTAAAACCCGCTATCAGAAGGTTTCTGAAAGAATATTGCTGGATGAACTCCTGGCCTCTTCGCAGGATGAGGTGTTTCAGAAACTGCAAAATCAACTGCAGCTTGAATCGCACTTTTCTGATGCCGAACTTACCCAGATAAAGAGAAAAATTACGGATCTTTATAAAGAAGAAGTCGATAAATTTTCTTCAGCTCAGGTGCTGGTGACGGATTTAATTACTACGGTACTTTCGTTGTGCGTGGGTAAGATGTTTTTTAATGATGGTGGCTTGGGAGTTACCGGCATGGGCTCAAAAATTGCTCGTAACGTCGCTAATAAAGATGCTGCAGATCACTTTGTTTTCGGTAAGAAATTAGGCTCCGCTTTTTATAATGTTTTTCCGGTGGCCCCGACGCAAACTCAAGTCGTGGCAGCTACATTGGGTGTGGGTGTGTTGCTGACGGTTTGTAGTATCGCGGTTGCGGTATTTAGTGATCCTTTGCGAAAAGCTTTGGGTATTCAGGATTATAAGCTGACATCCTTGGTTCAATCCTTAGAGCAAAATCTGTATGTCCTTTTGAAGAATGAAATTAAGAATAAAATGAAGCAAAATAAGGTCTCTATAGCGGCCTAAGGTTCGCAATTCTGCATTGCCACAGATGAGCTGATAAAGTGATGCCGAGCTGATGTTTATGCGATATCAGTCAGGATAGAGGTTTATCCGTGGAAAAAATGATGACTGAAAAAGATAAAATGTTGGCCGGTGAGTTGTACGTCGCGGATGCGGCCCTTCAGGCCGAGCAAGTTTTGGTACAACAACGAGTTTTGGAATACAACCAATCAAATCCAGCCGACACAGAAAAACGCACAGCACTCTTGCAAGATATCTTTGATGACGTGGGCGAAAGGGTGACTGTACGCCCACCGTTTCACGTGGATTACGGCAGTAACACCTCCATCGGGGCTCGTACTTTCATCAATTTCAATGCAGTATTTTTGGACTGTAATAAAATCACCATCGGTGAGGACTGTCAGATTGCTCCGGGTGTGCAATTCTATACGGCGACTCATCCGTTGGATTCTAAAACGCGCAAAAGCGGGCTGGAATCAGCGCATCCCATTACTATTGGGAATAACGTCTGGTTAGGTGGCAATGTCATCATCTGCCCGGGCATCACTATCGGTGATAACACCGTGGTGGGGGCTGGGTCTGTGGTCACTAAGAGCCTTCCGGCGAATGTGTTGGCCGTGGGAAATCCTGCAAAGGTAATTAGAGAGCTGCGCTAAGTTCGACTGCGGCGCATTCCAAAAAGGGAACTGTTACCTTTCGGGATTTCGTGGTCTACTAGGTCCCATGATTTTAATTCGCGACATTTCGACTTTACTGACGATGGCAGGGGCGGCTTCTAAAGAAGGTCGTCGTGTGACCGAAGCTGATTTGGGAATCTCTCAAAAGCAGGCGATCTTAATCGATAAAGGCGTGATCCAATGGATCGGTCCTTCTGGTAAAGTTCCAAAACAGTTTGCGAAATCTAAAATCAAAGAAGTGAGCGCCAAAGGTCTGACAGTGTTGCCGGGCTTTATCGAGTGCCACACGCATTTGATTTACGCGGGCAATCGTGCGGCTGAGTTTGAACTGCGCAACAATGGGGTTTCTTATCAAGAAATTGCTGCCAAGGGTGGCGGCATTTTGTCGACGATGAAAAACACGCGTCAATCTTCTGTCGCGGAACTTGCACGCACGGGGCAAGAACGCCTGGATCACTTTGTTTCTCAAGGTGTGACGACGGTGGAAATCAAATCTGGTTATGCATTGAACTTAAAAGATGAAATGAAGGTTCTGCAGAGTGTGCAAAAGCTTGAGGGCGCGCGCACAGTCGCGACTTTCCTGGGGGCCCATGCGCTGCCTCCGGAGTTTAAAACTTACGAAAGTTATCTGCTGCATCTAGGTGAGGTGGTTTTACCTGAAGTTAAGAAAAAGAAACTCGCTTCACGCGTGGATGTCTTTATTGAAAAGGGATTTTTCCCTTTGGCTGAATCTGAAAAATACCTACGCCGAGCTCAAGAGCTGGGCTTTGATGTTTTGATTCATGCGGATCAAATGACATTGTCGGGCGGGGCTGATCTTGCTGTAAAGCTGGGTGCCTTGTCAGGTGACCATCTTTTGCAAATCACAGGCAAAGAAATCAAGAATCTTGCAAACTCCAATGTCACTTGTGTGCTGCTTCCGACAGCGGATCTTTATACCAAAACGAATTATCCCAAAGCCAAAGAGTTGATCGAGGCAGGGGCCCGTGTGGCGCTTGCGACCGATTTTAATCCCGGCACTTCTCCAACTCAAGAATTGAACTTGGTGGGGTTGTTGGCACGACTTGAAATGAAGATGACTCTGCCACAGGTGCTATCGGCATACACGGTCGGGGCAGCTCACGCTTTGAATCTGCATAAAGAGATCGGTTCATTAGAGGTTGGCAAGTCTGCTGATGTTTTGTGCATCGATCAGAGCTGGGATTGCCTGTTCTACTCGGTGGGTGAACGTCCGAAGAAGCTTGTTTTCTCTCGAGGAAAGAAGATTTTCGACAGTCTTAAATAATCCAATGCGTCACAAATTTAAGAATCTTACATGGATTATAAATTTTTGTTTGAACTAGGTGCTCTTTTCTTTCTAGTCTTGTGGTGTATCCGGGGGGAGCAACAAGATGAGATCATCGTACACGACATTAATGCAGTCGAAGTATTTCAATCCTGCGTTTAACAGCGCCATCTTCGATGGGCCCGTTCGAATCTACTTTGCTCAGTTTCATGAAGCCTTGGCTTTGAAAATCTATTTTATGATTCAACAGCAGTTGTCTGCCGAAACAGCAAAAGCCAAAGAAGCCGCAAAATCTTCCGGCGCTAACATCCTGGTGATGGTTTACCCAACTTCCGACAGTTTCCAACTTTCCTTCGAAAGCGCTAAAACAGAGAATCCTCTGGAATGCGAAAAATGGGGCGAAGACGTGGTCATCGGATTACGTGGACCGCTCGAAGATGAGAATTTGGATCTATTAGTCGATACATTGCGTATGACGATGAACAACTGGCAGCCGGCTAGTCTAGTTCGTCCTAGCGCAATTCAAGAACTCTGATATCATTATTTACATGAATAAACGCGGTCAGATCGTGGTGGAGTACGTGCTCCTCCTCGTCATTGCAACGGGCGTAGCAGCTTTGCTCGTCAGTCAACTTGTCAGTCGTAACACTGACAAGCCAGGCGTTTTAACGGCTCAGTGGCAATTGATTCTTAATGCCGTTGGTGCCGACATTCCAGATTCCAATAAAAAATAGGTAACAGTTCCCTTTTCGGAATGCATCGCATTCCGAAAAGGGAACTGTTACCTATAGGAATGGATTTCCGCGTTTGTGGATTTCTTCTTCGATCGCTGCCTGCATTTTCTCCTGAATATCCTGGGCAATTTCATGCACCAATTCAGCGTCTTCAACCGCTTCCGGTTTGTAAGGCAGGTGAATCGGTTCCAAGAAACGAATGCGCCATTTTGCTGGCAACGGGATGATATTCAAAGGCAGTGGAATCACCGAGCCTTTTAGGAATTTGGTGAATTTAAGCTTCTTAAGATTGATATGAGTTTCTTCAGCTCCCAAAATCACCACCGGAACAATGGGGCTTTGGGTTTCTAAAGCCATACGCACGAAACCGCGTTTGAACTCCTGCAATTGATAGCGTTTCGAAGTCGGTTTAAAATTTCCGGCTTCGCCCTCCGGAAAAAGAACGATGGCATTTCCTTTTTTTAGGGAGTTCACGCCGTTTTCATAAGTCGCTTCCGTGAAACCCATTTTGTGAGCGGGGATAGCGGTCGTTTCTGTTAAAAACCAAAAATGATGAGTCAAAACCCTTGGAACGCGTTTACCTTCTTGTTGCACGATGTGCCCAAGCAAAAAAGCATCGAATCCAGAGTATCCCGAGTGATTAGGAGCAATCACGCAGGCACCACGGCGGGGAATATTTTCGGCCCCTAAAATTTCCATACGGAAGTATTTGCGAAGGATCTCAAGCAGAAAACGGGGCAGCACTCGAAAGATTAAGGTGTCCTTGTCGAGGTTCTTCAATCCGAAGATTTTTTCGTTGGGTTTCTGCAAGAAATTCATCATGATAATTCTCAGGCCCCATGTTGCTTCATCGATAGTTTTTGAGGTGAATTTATGTCTTCTAGTTTTATCATGGCGATTGATCAAGGAACAACCAGCTCCAGGGTTTGCATAATCAATCAAGCCGGAGGTCTCGTTTCTGAGGCTCGTGAAACCTTTAAGCAAATTTTTCCTAAACCAGGTTGGGTGGAACACGACCCTGAGGACATTTGGTTTACGACACAAAGATCGATGCGCCTGGCGATTGAAAAAGCGAATATCAAAGCTTCAGCGATCAAAGCCATCGGTATCACCAATCAACGTGAAACAGTGATGGTGTGGGATAAAAAATCGGGCAAATCCGTATACAACGCCATCGTTTGGCAGTGTCGCCGCACTCAAGCGCAGTGTGAAAAATTAAAGAAAAACAAAAAAGAGAAAATGATCACAGCGAAAACCGGTTTGGTGCTGGATCCGTATTTCTCGGCGACAAAAATTCAATGGATTCTCGCCAACGTCAAAGGGGCTAAAGAACGTGCTCGCAATGGCGAATTGGTGGCGGGTACTGTGGATACGTATTTGCTGTCGCGTTTGACTCAAGGTGAATCCCATAAAACGGATGTCACCAACGCTTCCCGTACGATGCTGATGAATATTCACACGGGATGGTGGGACGAAGAACTGACAAAGCTTTTTGGTGTGCCAGAAAGTATGCTTCCTGAAATTTGTCCTTCAAATGCTGATTTCGGTACCACTCGTGGTTTGGGTTTTATGCCCGATGGAATTCCTATTTGCGGAATCCTGGGTGATCAGCAGTCAGCTCTTTTTGGTCAGGCTTGTTATGATGTCGGCGAATCTAAATGTACTTTCGGTACGGGCAGTTTCCTTTTGCTGAATACGGGTAAAAAGGCTGTGAAATCTAAAAACAGATTGCTGACGACGATTGCCTGGAAGCTTAAAGACGGGGACATGACTTATGCCCTTGAAGGCGGTGCCTTTGTTTGCGGAGCTGCTGTTCAGTGGCTTCGGGATGGCTTGGGTTTGTTCCAACAATCTTCCGAAATTGAGGCGTTGGCAAAAACTGTTGAAACAACAGATGGTGTGGAGTTCGTTCCGGCTTTGACGGGTTTGGGGGCTCCTCACTGGCAACCTGACGCGCGCGGCGTGATTTGCGGTTTGACCCGCGGAACTACGAAGGCCCACATTGCGCGGGCGACTTTGGAAGCTATGGCATTGCAAAATGTGGATATCCTAGTCACCATGGAAAAAGACTTGGGTAAAAAAGTTCGCTCTGTGCGAGTGGATGGTGGGGCCGCTGCAAATGATCTGTTGATGCAGATGCAGGCGGATTATACCGGTGTGAATGTGATTCGCCCGAAAAATCTGGAAACAACAGCCTTGGGTGCCGCTTTTATGGCGGGACTGGGGTGTGGTTTCTGGAAAGACATTAAAGAGATCAAAAAAATCTGGGCAACTGACAAAGAATTTAAAGTTAAAATGTCTACCAAAGAACGCAATGCTCGCAAGGTTCGTTGGCAAGAGGCATTGAGCAGAGTTTAGAATGCAGCTAGGTCAAAATATCTTTAAGAAAGTTCCAGTCTCGGAAAAGAAATTTCTTTTTCGAGAGTTGGCTCATGACAAGATTCAAGTCTCCGTTAAGGGCGATGACGATTCGTTTTTCAATTTGATCGCCGTGCAAACGGAAAGAGACGAAGATCTTCTTTGTCATCACACTTCCAATTCTAAAATGTTCACTAAAAACCAATCGGTTGTGGTGAACTTTATGTTTAAAAATGAGCGCTACTTTTTCCGCACGGATCTGGTGTTTTCCACGGGTTGGGCGCACCTAAGAATTGACGGGGATTTGTTTCAACTACAAAGGCGCGCCAATGCCCGCATTGATCTTCCGCAGAAATACGACGGCGTTTTCAATCTTATGCAGCATAACGCGCAAAAGTTTTTCATCGATTGCAAAATTTTGGATATCAGCGCTGGTGGTGTGCGTGTGGCCATGGCGAATGACATTCCTGCATTTAAAGAAGGCGATAATATTCGCGGCACTGTGCGCTTGGGAATTCGTCGTCCGATTGAATTTGAATTGGAAGTGCGTTTTTCTTCCAGCAAAGATGGAATTCAAACCGCCGGAATGCAGTTTAAAAACGTCGACACTCGTATGGAAAGCCGTCTGCTAAGTCTTATGGTGGATTTGCAGCGAGAGATTTTCATTAAGTATCCGTCACAGAAATAAATCCAAAAAGCTCTACCCAAGATTCATGACTGCACTGAGAATGGAGTCATGAACGTCGACCTTCCGAAAAGAAAATTCACTCAGTTTATCGGTCCCGGTGTTTTGGTAGCCGTCGGTTATATGGACCCGGGCAATTGGGCCACTGACCTTGAAGCGGGTTCTCGTTTCGGTTTTAATCTGCTTTGTGTGATTTTATTTTCGTCTATCGCAGCGATGTTATTGCAATCCATCTGCGTACGCGTGGGTGTCGTGACGGGAAAAGATCTCGCCGAACTTTGTCGTGATCAATATCGTCCCTGGGTGAAAAATATCCTATGGGTCTTGGCCGAGATCGCAATCATCGCGACAGATATCGCTGAAGTCTTAGGAACAGCCTTAGCCTTTAATATGATTCTGGGAGTTTCAGTTGAAAACGGGATCTTGCTGACAGCCTTTAACATGGTCTTTATCTTTATATTGCAAGGTAAAGGCATGCGCAGGATTGAAGCGATCGTCCTCGCCTTTGTCTTAATGATCTTGCTTTGCTTTGTGGTTCAAGTTTTCTTAAGCTCGCCGCCGTGGTTGGAAGTTCTAAAGGGATATATTCCAAAACCCAGTTCCTTCAATACGGCGCACGCGTGGTACGTGGCGATCGGGATTATGGGAGCCACCGTGATGCCGCATAATTTGTATCTGCATACAGCCGTCGTGCAAAGTCGTGTGGTCAAGGATACTCCCGCGGAACTGAAGTATTCGATTCGCATGATCACCTGGGAAGTGATTCTAAGTTTGGGAATCGCGTTCTTTATTAATTCCGCGATCCTGATTGTGTCGGCATCGGTCTTTCACTTAAATCGGTATTATGAGATCACAGAGATTCAGGATGCTTACAAATTGCTAAGTCCTCTATTGGGAGCAAGTGCTGCGAGTTTCTTGTTTGCGTTGGCATTGTTCGCGGCAGGGCAAAGTTCAACGATCACAGGAGCTATTGCGGGACAGGTGATCTTAGAGGGATTCATGCATTTTCATATGCCAGTCTGGATTCGTCGCGCGATTGCGCGAGTCCT contains these protein-coding regions:
- a CDS encoding flagellar brake protein, producing the protein MQLGQNIFKKVPVSEKKFLFRELAHDKIQVSVKGDDDSFFNLIAVQTERDEDLLCHHTSNSKMFTKNQSVVVNFMFKNERYFFRTDLVFSTGWAHLRIDGDLFQLQRRANARIDLPQKYDGVFNLMQHNAQKFFIDCKILDISAGGVRVAMANDIPAFKEGDNIRGTVRLGIRRPIEFELEVRFSSSKDGIQTAGMQFKNVDTRMESRLLSLMVDLQREIFIKYPSQK
- the glpK gene encoding glycerol kinase GlpK, which produces MSSSFIMAIDQGTTSSRVCIINQAGGLVSEARETFKQIFPKPGWVEHDPEDIWFTTQRSMRLAIEKANIKASAIKAIGITNQRETVMVWDKKSGKSVYNAIVWQCRRTQAQCEKLKKNKKEKMITAKTGLVLDPYFSATKIQWILANVKGAKERARNGELVAGTVDTYLLSRLTQGESHKTDVTNASRTMLMNIHTGWWDEELTKLFGVPESMLPEICPSNADFGTTRGLGFMPDGIPICGILGDQQSALFGQACYDVGESKCTFGTGSFLLLNTGKKAVKSKNRLLTTIAWKLKDGDMTYALEGGAFVCGAAVQWLRDGLGLFQQSSEIEALAKTVETTDGVEFVPALTGLGAPHWQPDARGVICGLTRGTTKAHIARATLEAMALQNVDILVTMEKDLGKKVRSVRVDGGAAANDLLMQMQADYTGVNVIRPKNLETTALGAAFMAGLGCGFWKDIKEIKKIWATDKEFKVKMSTKERNARKVRWQEALSRV
- a CDS encoding Nramp family divalent metal transporter; this translates as MNVDLPKRKFTQFIGPGVLVAVGYMDPGNWATDLEAGSRFGFNLLCVILFSSIAAMLLQSICVRVGVVTGKDLAELCRDQYRPWVKNILWVLAEIAIIATDIAEVLGTALAFNMILGVSVENGILLTAFNMVFIFILQGKGMRRIEAIVLAFVLMILLCFVVQVFLSSPPWLEVLKGYIPKPSSFNTAHAWYVAIGIMGATVMPHNLYLHTAVVQSRVVKDTPAELKYSIRMITWEVILSLGIAFFINSAILIVSASVFHLNRYYEITEIQDAYKLLSPLLGASAASFLFALALFAAGQSSTITGAIAGQVILEGFMHFHMPVWIRRAIARVLAIIPAWIGVHYMGEHSVGRLLVGTQVILSLQLPFAVVPLLMFACSKNLMKEWALSAKFKTAGWGICAVIIVANIYMLMRLIQE
- a CDS encoding DUF6635 family protein, which gives rise to MKNAEKNVFLGAIDEILEEHFEQKKNEVPVFVSRHFSLGEALKIQRQSVLLDLIFYPLNALWAIPFLTAKKGIEIADKLGWSQGNSLIKKVPAGFKTRYQKVSERILLDELLASSQDEVFQKLQNQLQLESHFSDAELTQIKRKITDLYKEEVDKFSSAQVLVTDLITTVLSLCVGKMFFNDGGLGVTGMGSKIARNVANKDAADHFVFGKKLGSAFYNVFPVAPTQTQVVAATLGVGVLLTVCSIAVAVFSDPLRKALGIQDYKLTSLVQSLEQNLYVLLKNEIKNKMKQNKVSIAA
- a CDS encoding sugar O-acetyltransferase, with protein sequence MMTEKDKMLAGELYVADAALQAEQVLVQQRVLEYNQSNPADTEKRTALLQDIFDDVGERVTVRPPFHVDYGSNTSIGARTFINFNAVFLDCNKITIGEDCQIAPGVQFYTATHPLDSKTRKSGLESAHPITIGNNVWLGGNVIICPGITIGDNTVVGAGSVVTKSLPANVLAVGNPAKVIRELR
- a CDS encoding lysophospholipid acyltransferase family protein; the encoded protein is MMNFLQKPNEKIFGLKNLDKDTLIFRVLPRFLLEILRKYFRMEILGAENIPRRGACVIAPNHSGYSGFDAFLLGHIVQQEGKRVPRVLTHHFWFLTETTAIPAHKMGFTEATYENGVNSLKKGNAIVLFPEGEAGNFKPTSKRYQLQEFKRGFVRMALETQSPIVPVVILGAEETHINLKKLKFTKFLKGSVIPLPLNIIPLPAKWRIRFLEPIHLPYKPEAVEDAELVHEIAQDIQEKMQAAIEEEIHKRGNPFL
- the hutI gene encoding imidazolonepropionase, which encodes MILIRDISTLLTMAGAASKEGRRVTEADLGISQKQAILIDKGVIQWIGPSGKVPKQFAKSKIKEVSAKGLTVLPGFIECHTHLIYAGNRAAEFELRNNGVSYQEIAAKGGGILSTMKNTRQSSVAELARTGQERLDHFVSQGVTTVEIKSGYALNLKDEMKVLQSVQKLEGARTVATFLGAHALPPEFKTYESYLLHLGEVVLPEVKKKKLASRVDVFIEKGFFPLAESEKYLRRAQELGFDVLIHADQMTLSGGADLAVKLGALSGDHLLQITGKEIKNLANSNVTCVLLPTADLYTKTNYPKAKELIEAGARVALATDFNPGTSPTQELNLVGLLARLEMKMTLPQVLSAYTVGAAHALNLHKEIGSLEVGKSADVLCIDQSWDCLFYSVGERPKKLVFSRGKKIFDSLK